A single Tenacibaculum sp. 190524A02b DNA region contains:
- a CDS encoding RagB/SusD family nutrient uptake outer membrane protein, which produces MKKVMYMLITSLVVITSCTGDFESINTNPNGQTEKGLTQRFFHIGGRFTPMFLNVINVTPAWNYQLQQGLNGDVYSGYMTPPTPFAGNVNNMTYNLIQGWNSFVWFDAYNAGTVMPNIKNIKDAVAELDGGGMQFSYLADIVKVAAMHRVSDVFGPIRYTKFNDVATTGQYDNQETVYKAFFSELGGAIDGLKSFADANNDKFKPFDMSGFEGNLGKWRKFANSLRLRLAIRISKIDPVLAKIEGEKSLASDAGLLDVEDMVIHTDGFTHPIFTISNSWGDIRMSAEMESILKGYNDPRIGIYFQKSTDASLGGAYKGIRMGVEISAKSQYVGHSPIGEIISKEEIVWMTASETYFLKAEAALRGWSGAGDVKQNYEAGITASFVQHKISGLSTYLMDATNTPNDFVDALNPVNNITYPSDVKIAFNDAGTNEEKLEQIITQKWIAMFPNGQEAWSEFRRTGYPRVYPVVVNNSGGEIDTNIQIRRLPFIQAELDSNASNVQIAVGYLNGPDTGGTRLWWDTGGSNF; this is translated from the coding sequence ATGAAAAAAGTAATGTACATGTTAATCACTTCTTTGGTCGTAATAACCAGTTGTACGGGTGATTTTGAAAGTATAAATACAAATCCAAATGGTCAAACAGAGAAAGGATTGACACAAAGGTTTTTTCACATTGGAGGTAGGTTTACACCTATGTTTCTAAATGTGATTAATGTGACACCAGCATGGAATTATCAGTTACAGCAAGGGCTAAATGGAGATGTGTATTCAGGTTATATGACACCTCCGACACCGTTTGCTGGAAATGTTAATAATATGACTTATAACTTAATTCAGGGATGGAATAGTTTTGTTTGGTTTGATGCGTATAATGCAGGTACTGTAATGCCAAATATTAAAAATATAAAAGATGCAGTAGCAGAACTTGATGGTGGAGGGATGCAATTTTCTTATTTAGCAGATATTGTGAAAGTAGCAGCTATGCATAGGGTTTCTGATGTTTTTGGGCCAATAAGGTATACAAAATTTAATGACGTAGCTACAACAGGTCAATATGATAACCAAGAAACAGTTTATAAAGCCTTTTTTAGTGAATTAGGAGGAGCGATAGATGGACTGAAGTCTTTTGCTGATGCTAACAACGATAAGTTTAAGCCTTTTGATATGTCTGGTTTTGAAGGGAATTTAGGTAAATGGAGAAAATTTGCTAATTCACTTAGGTTAAGATTAGCAATAAGAATTTCTAAAATAGATCCAGTTTTAGCTAAAATAGAAGGTGAGAAATCTTTAGCAAGTGATGCTGGATTGCTTGACGTGGAAGATATGGTTATACACACTGATGGATTTACACACCCAATATTTACTATCAGTAATTCTTGGGGGGATATTAGAATGAGTGCGGAAATGGAATCAATTTTAAAAGGTTATAATGATCCAAGGATTGGAATTTATTTTCAAAAGTCAACTGATGCTTCTTTAGGTGGAGCGTATAAAGGAATAAGAATGGGAGTTGAAATATCTGCAAAATCGCAATACGTTGGGCATTCACCAATAGGTGAAATAATTTCAAAAGAAGAAATTGTTTGGATGACAGCCTCGGAGACTTATTTCTTAAAGGCTGAAGCGGCTTTGAGAGGTTGGTCTGGAGCAGGAGATGTTAAGCAAAATTATGAAGCAGGTATTACAGCTTCTTTTGTTCAACATAAAATCTCAGGATTAAGTACTTATTTAATGGACGCTACAAATACTCCTAATGACTTTGTTGATGCTTTAAACCCAGTAAATAATATTACATATCCAAGTGATGTAAAAATAGCTTTTAATGATGCAGGAACAAACGAAGAAAAATTAGAACAAATTATTACACAAAAATGGATTGCTATGTTTCCTAATGGTCAAGAAGCTTGGAGTGAGTTTAGAAGAACAGGATATCCAAGAGTATATCCAGTAGTGGTGAATAACAGTGGAGGAGAGATTGATACTAACATACAAATAAGAAGATTGCCGTTTATTCAAGCAGAACTTGATTCTAATGCAAGTAATGTTCAAATAGCTGTTGGTTATTTAAATGGGCCAGATACTGGAGGTACTAGATTATGGTGGGATACCGGAGGAAGTAATTTTTAA